From Gammaproteobacteria bacterium, the proteins below share one genomic window:
- the rsmD gene encoding 16S rRNA (guanine(966)-N(2))-methyltransferase RsmD, with product MAAKHPNSLRIIAGQWRGRKLHFPSIEGLRPTPDRVRETLYNWLQNHIANLRVLDCFAGSGALGLEALSRGAAHCTFAEQNRDATRAIEQHLHLLQCDRGRVLSTDVLNLLKQPAPQAFDLVLLDPPFRKNLIEPCLQRLQQNHWLQPQAWIYLECEKELTPLPLPSHWELYRSKQAGQVSYHLIRTHPPLKKPT from the coding sequence GTGGCAGCAAAACACCCCAACAGCTTACGTATTATCGCCGGTCAATGGCGGGGGCGTAAGCTGCACTTCCCCTCTATTGAGGGACTGCGCCCTACGCCGGACCGGGTCCGCGAAACCCTGTACAATTGGCTGCAAAACCATATTGCCAACCTTCGAGTGCTGGATTGTTTTGCCGGCAGTGGTGCCCTGGGGCTGGAAGCACTGTCCCGCGGCGCAGCCCATTGTACCTTTGCAGAACAAAACCGCGACGCAACCCGTGCCATTGAACAACATTTACATCTACTGCAATGCGACCGGGGCCGCGTACTCAGTACGGATGTACTTAATTTATTAAAACAACCCGCCCCGCAAGCTTTTGACCTGGTATTGCTGGACCCACCCTTTCGAAAAAACCTGATCGAACCTTGCCTGCAACGGTTACAGCAAAACCATTGGCTGCAACCCCAGGCCTGGATTTACCTGGAATGTGAAAAAGAATTAACACCCTTGCCACTCCCTTCCCACTGGGAACTGTACCGCAGCAAGCAAGCGGGACAAGTCAGCTATCATTTGATTCGAACCCACCCACCTTTGAAAAAGCCCACCTAA
- the coaD gene encoding pantetheine-phosphate adenylyltransferase — MNRIAVYPGTFDPITNGHMDLIRRCCGIFDQVIVAVAESAAKNPLFPLRQRIKMVQQVIDNTQVTVKPLTGLLVNFARENQAQVIIRGLRAVSDFDYEFQLAGMNRKLAPEVETLFLTPDEKYSYISSSLVREIARLGGDISGFVHESVATEVLARLD; from the coding sequence ATGAACCGCATTGCTGTCTACCCAGGCACCTTTGATCCCATTACCAATGGCCATATGGATCTGATCCGGCGCTGCTGTGGAATATTTGATCAAGTTATTGTCGCCGTGGCAGAATCGGCGGCGAAAAACCCTCTGTTCCCCTTGCGACAAAGGATCAAGATGGTACAGCAGGTCATAGACAACACCCAGGTCACCGTAAAACCCTTAACCGGACTACTGGTAAATTTCGCCAGAGAAAACCAGGCTCAAGTCATTATCAGAGGCCTGCGAGCGGTGTCGGATTTTGATTATGAATTCCAATTGGCGGGCATGAACCGCAAATTGGCACCGGAAGTGGAAACCCTGTTTTTGACGCCGGATGAAAAATACTCCTATATTTCCTCCAGTCTGGTACGGGAAATCGCTCGATTGGGTGGGGATATCTCAGGTTTTGTCCACGAAAGTGTCGCTACTGAAGTTCTGGCGCGCTTGGACTAA
- a CDS encoding YfhL family 4Fe-4S dicluster ferredoxin, producing the protein MALMITDECINCDVCEPECPNNAITQGEEIYEINPDLCTECVGHYETSQCVDVCPVDCIPVDPEHVETKEQLQEKYKGLMAKSA; encoded by the coding sequence ATGGCTTTAATGATTACTGATGAATGTATTAACTGTGATGTTTGCGAACCGGAATGCCCTAATAACGCCATCACTCAAGGCGAAGAGATTTATGAAATCAACCCGGATTTGTGCACCGAGTGCGTAGGTCACTATGAGACGTCTCAGTGCGTGGATGTGTGCCCGGTTGATTGTATCCCGGTAGATCCCGAACACGTGGAAACCAAAGAACAATTGCAGGAAAAATACAAAGGTCTGATGGCCAAATCCGCTTAG